From a single Callithrix jacchus isolate 240 chromosome 5, calJac240_pri, whole genome shotgun sequence genomic region:
- the LOC128931979 gene encoding uncharacterized protein LOC128931979, whose protein sequence is MRQSLWPTPLEPPSTPFSHPHPNSPQRPSALLSEYSQHLATSRPPHCPTRAQALAAFPFLCPGPSSRSELSRSQGGGGRAHGATAHPQGAPSEGGEPTRPGQIRRPPRSHPRPLPLPPRPPPLPRPVLTCVRRGGGERNPRPKKRGSFPYTARDTVRAQMPREARALGRILAGPSPSTRRLPTSGIWWSAFCLAEGNEPPVQQENVDRSPPTALFHRPILPSPRSLFGFCLLAGLTRTRKSPPAEPRPLMRRRPGGGVKRGDHASWGRGRGMQI, encoded by the exons ATGCGGCAGTCGCTCTGGCCTACACCCTTGGAGCCACCCTCCACTCCTTTCTCTCACCCCCATCCCAACTCTCCGCAAAGGCCGTCAGCTCTGCTTTCAGAGTACAGCCAGCATCTGGCCACCTCTCGGCCCCCGCACTGCCCCACCCGGGCCCAGGCCCTCGCTGCCTTCCCGTTTCTCTGCCCAGGCCCCAGTAGCCGGTCCGAACTCTCGCGTTCCCAGGGAGGTGGTGGTCGCGCTCACGGCGCAACCGCCCATCCTCAGGGCGCCCCCTCCGAGGGAGGGGAGCCCACGAGGCCCGGCCAGATCCGACGCCCTCCGCGGTCACATCCCAGACCCCTGCCCCTCCCGCCCAGGCCCCCGCCCCTCCCTCGCCCCGTCCTGACCTGCGTCAGGCGAGGAGGCGGTGAGAGGAATCCGCGTCCCAAGAAAAGAGGCAGCTTTCCCTACACGGCACGGGACACGGTCCGTGCACAGATGCCACGGGAGGCGCGGGCGCTGGGGAGAATCCTTGCTGGGCCCTCGCCGTCCACGCGCCGCCTCCCTACATCCGGTATCTGGTGGTCAGCCTTCTGCCTGGCAGAGGGAAATGAGCCCCCAGTCCAGCAG GAAAACGTGGACCGCTCTCCGCCAACAGCTCTTTTCCACAGACCCATCTTGCCTTCGCCCCGCAGTCTCTTTGGGTTCTGTCTTTTGGCTGGATTGACCCGAACAAGGAAGTCGCCCCCAGCGGAGCCCCGGCCCTTGATGCGGAGGCGGCCAGGGGGCGGAGTGAAACGAGGTGATCACGCCTCCTGGGGGAGAGGGCGGGGCATGCAAATTTGA